From Nocardia sp. XZ_19_385, the proteins below share one genomic window:
- a CDS encoding Lrp/AsnC family transcriptional regulator: MADTPARPVLDDTDRLLIRELMADGRATLSNLAEKASLSVSAVQSRVRRLEARGVIRGYSAHVDPEALGQLLSAFVAITPLDPSQPDDAPAVLQHIPGIEACHSVAGDESYVLLVRVASPRHLEQLLQEIRATANVRTRSTIILQTFYDR, from the coding sequence ATGGCGGATACACCGGCAAGACCCGTACTCGATGACACTGATCGACTGCTGATTCGTGAACTGATGGCCGATGGCCGGGCCACTCTGTCGAACCTGGCCGAGAAGGCCAGTCTGTCGGTGTCCGCGGTGCAGTCGCGGGTGCGACGGCTGGAGGCGCGCGGAGTGATTCGCGGTTACAGCGCGCACGTCGATCCGGAAGCACTGGGCCAGTTGCTCTCGGCATTTGTGGCGATCACTCCTCTCGACCCGTCGCAGCCCGATGACGCGCCTGCCGTCCTGCAACATATCCCGGGGATCGAGGCTTGCCACTCCGTCGCGGGCGACGAGAGCTACGTGTTGCTGGTGCGGGTGGCCTCACCGCGGCACTTGGAGCAGCTGCTGCAGGAGATCAGGGCGACCGCCAACGTCAGAACTCGAAGCACCATCATTCTGCAGACATTCTACGACAGGTAG
- the lat gene encoding L-lysine 6-transaminase, whose translation MTLELEQTRGAVTPATRVHEILSAHILADGFDLVLDLANSRGCRLVDERDGTTYLDMFGFFASNALGMNHPALADDAEFRAELTTAALNKPSNSDIYTVEMARFVDTFARVLGDPRLPHLFFIDGGGLAVENALKIAFDWKSRHNESHGRSAELGTKVLHLTGAFHGRTGYTMSLTNTDPVKTARFPKFDWPRIDTPYLTAGREVELAETQALEQARRAFAENPHDIACFIAEPIQGEGGDRHMRPEFLRAMQELCHENDALFILDEVQTGVGMTGTTWAYQQLGLEPDVIAFGKKTQVCGVMAGGRVDEVADNVFAVSSRLNSTWGGNLTDMVRTRRILEVLEQDRLIERSRELGAHLLRRLEELAAAHPRVSEPRGRGLMCAITLVSAELRDELLTALREREHLLILGTGERGVRFRPPLTVSVAELDAAVDALDRVLSAI comes from the coding sequence GTGACCCTCGAACTGGAGCAAACCCGAGGTGCGGTCACCCCCGCTACCCGGGTACATGAGATCTTGTCGGCGCATATCCTCGCCGACGGCTTCGACCTGGTGCTCGATCTGGCGAATTCGCGCGGCTGCCGCCTGGTCGACGAACGTGACGGCACCACCTATCTGGACATGTTCGGCTTCTTCGCCTCGAACGCGCTCGGCATGAACCATCCGGCCCTGGCCGACGATGCCGAGTTCCGCGCCGAACTGACCACCGCCGCGCTGAACAAACCGAGCAACTCCGACATCTACACCGTCGAAATGGCCCGCTTCGTGGACACTTTCGCGCGCGTGCTGGGTGATCCGCGGCTGCCGCACCTGTTCTTCATCGACGGCGGCGGACTGGCGGTGGAGAACGCGCTCAAGATCGCCTTCGACTGGAAGAGCCGGCACAACGAAAGCCATGGCCGCTCAGCGGAACTCGGCACCAAGGTGCTGCATCTGACAGGCGCGTTCCATGGGCGCACCGGCTACACCATGTCGCTGACCAACACCGACCCGGTGAAGACAGCACGATTCCCGAAGTTCGACTGGCCGCGCATCGACACCCCGTACCTGACCGCCGGTCGCGAGGTCGAACTGGCCGAAACGCAGGCGCTGGAGCAGGCACGGCGGGCGTTCGCCGAAAACCCGCACGACATAGCCTGTTTCATCGCCGAGCCGATCCAGGGCGAGGGTGGCGATCGGCACATGCGGCCGGAATTCCTGCGCGCGATGCAGGAGCTGTGTCACGAGAACGACGCGCTGTTCATTCTCGACGAGGTGCAGACCGGGGTCGGGATGACCGGAACCACCTGGGCCTACCAGCAATTGGGGCTGGAACCGGATGTCATCGCGTTCGGCAAGAAGACCCAGGTGTGCGGCGTCATGGCCGGTGGTCGCGTCGACGAGGTGGCCGACAACGTGTTCGCGGTCAGTTCCCGGCTCAACTCCACCTGGGGCGGCAACCTCACCGATATGGTGCGCACCCGCCGCATTCTCGAAGTGCTGGAACAGGATCGGCTGATCGAGCGGTCGCGAGAGCTCGGCGCGCACCTGCTGCGCCGGCTGGAGGAGCTGGCGGCGGCACATCCGCGGGTCAGTGAACCGCGCGGGCGCGGGCTGATGTGCGCGATCACGCTGGTGTCGGCGGAATTGCGCGACGAACTCCTGACCGCGCTGCGCGAACGCGAGCATCTGCTGATCCTCGGTACGGGCGAGCGTGGTGTTCGGTTCCGGCCGCCGCTCACCGTGAGTGTCGCCGAACTGGACGCCGCGGTGGACGCGTTGGATCGGGTGTTGTCCGCGATCTAA
- a CDS encoding Uma2 family endonuclease — protein sequence MAIPHTERPDLPEYLTWEQLERLPEEIAEQIELWDGRVVWLRRGPGEHQTFTRRLTNELERAARKSMATEPEQCWRVNLETNVFMSPTGKSNFLTPDFVVHRCLDGPYQDLRASDVVLVGEVLSPSNTQSDLEAKKGRYASVGIPWYWEVSLDRDSSAIAMVRAYALEVEHGRLTEGVRPLRPANYLAVREWTPADPGGIEFDFPFPITIPWTDLEF from the coding sequence ATGGCGATTCCGCACACCGAGCGGCCCGATCTCCCGGAGTATCTGACCTGGGAGCAGTTGGAGCGGCTTCCGGAGGAGATCGCCGAACAAATCGAACTCTGGGATGGACGTGTGGTGTGGCTCCGGCGCGGCCCCGGTGAGCATCAAACTTTCACTCGCCGACTGACCAACGAGCTCGAGCGGGCTGCGCGGAAGTCGATGGCGACCGAACCGGAACAGTGCTGGAGGGTCAACCTCGAGACGAATGTCTTCATGAGCCCCACCGGAAAGTCGAACTTCCTGACGCCGGACTTCGTCGTCCATCGGTGCCTTGATGGTCCGTACCAGGACCTGCGCGCCTCGGATGTCGTACTGGTCGGAGAAGTCCTGTCCCCCTCCAACACTCAATCCGATCTGGAAGCCAAGAAAGGCCGATACGCGAGCGTCGGGATTCCCTGGTACTGGGAGGTTTCGCTGGATCGCGACAGCAGCGCGATCGCGATGGTCCGGGCTTACGCGCTCGAAGTCGAGCACGGCCGCCTGACCGAGGGGGTTCGCCCGCTACGTCCGGCGAACTATCTCGCAGTGCGCGAGTGGACGCCCGCCGATCCCGGGGGAATCGAATTCGATTTCCCGTTCCCGATCACCATCCCCTGGACCGACCTCGAGTTCTGA
- a CDS encoding DUF1707 domain-containing protein, giving the protein MSEVPEVRIGTAEREQAMQRLSDHFAAGRLSVAEFDERSAVVAAALTRGDLEPVFADLPPDQVSLAKTPAKQKSGFLDDWPERVMAAIPIIAVILFFATGSWLWFLAIPLCGALLIGKRRSEDND; this is encoded by the coding sequence ATGAGCGAGGTTCCCGAAGTCCGCATCGGCACCGCCGAACGCGAGCAGGCGATGCAGCGGCTGTCCGACCATTTCGCGGCCGGGCGGCTCAGCGTGGCGGAATTCGACGAGCGCAGCGCCGTGGTCGCGGCCGCGCTCACCCGCGGTGACCTGGAACCGGTCTTCGCCGACCTCCCACCCGACCAGGTCAGCCTGGCCAAGACGCCCGCCAAGCAGAAGTCCGGTTTCCTCGACGACTGGCCGGAACGAGTCATGGCCGCCATCCCGATCATCGCCGTCATCCTCTTCTTCGCCACCGGCAGCTGGCTGTGGTTCCTGGCCATCCCGCTCTGTGGCGCCCTACTGATCGGCAAACGACGCAGCGAGGACAACGACTGA
- a CDS encoding serine/threonine-protein kinase produces the protein MGDMSFGPYLLQRPLGRGGTGQVWLAHDTETERLVALKILAPELSCDAKYRQRFEREARAAAALRNPHVVPIHRFGELDDRLFIDMELIVGADVATLLACEGSMTPGVAVDLVTQTAAALDAAHRTGLVHRDVKPSNIVVDGDGFAFLIDFGTAYRSGQTAITGTGRVIGTLAYLAPERFTGGGDARCDVYALACVLYECLTARRPFGDTDPAQQLHAHLRMPPPRASDFNLAVPEALDEVITRGMAKEPDERFASAAELARAAQEAVGATTPETTARLAAAVAPFVATGAPDEERLAWPGLLTPETDVHVLGKSSATTEPASPAPAAPQSVTHRREQLLAGTAAVLLAIAGAVLWSANRSDGAAEIDAAPATSEVVLRAPAPAGSSPSVAPRPAVTSALSTTAVVAAPVPVTQEPTVLPRSTAPVVPVIGQPCDPAYDSNGASAEGIALSCTQIGGQIAIWSPALAPVEQPNNPKPVEDKPDKPGHGNGNGNGNGNGHGNGKPKPNK, from the coding sequence ATGGGGGACATGTCCTTCGGCCCGTATCTGCTGCAGCGTCCATTGGGGCGGGGCGGCACCGGGCAGGTGTGGCTGGCTCATGACACCGAGACCGAACGTCTTGTGGCACTGAAGATTCTGGCGCCGGAACTGAGCTGCGATGCGAAATATCGGCAGCGGTTCGAGCGGGAGGCCCGCGCGGCCGCCGCGTTGCGCAACCCGCATGTGGTGCCGATCCACCGGTTCGGTGAACTCGACGACCGGCTGTTCATCGATATGGAGCTGATCGTCGGGGCGGATGTGGCGACACTGCTGGCCTGCGAAGGTTCGATGACCCCGGGTGTTGCTGTCGACCTCGTCACCCAGACCGCGGCGGCCCTCGATGCCGCGCATCGCACCGGGCTGGTGCATCGCGACGTCAAACCGTCCAACATCGTGGTCGACGGCGATGGGTTCGCCTTCCTCATCGATTTCGGCACCGCCTATCGCTCGGGCCAGACCGCCATCACCGGCACCGGGCGAGTCATCGGCACGCTGGCCTACCTCGCCCCGGAACGGTTCACCGGCGGCGGTGACGCCCGCTGCGATGTCTACGCGCTGGCCTGTGTGCTCTATGAATGTCTGACCGCGCGAAGACCTTTCGGTGACACCGATCCGGCCCAGCAGCTGCATGCGCATCTGCGGATGCCGCCGCCGCGGGCCTCGGATTTCAACCTCGCCGTCCCCGAGGCGCTGGACGAGGTCATCACCCGCGGAATGGCCAAGGAGCCTGACGAAAGATTCGCCAGTGCGGCGGAACTGGCGCGGGCGGCGCAGGAGGCGGTCGGCGCCACGACGCCGGAAACCACCGCTCGCCTGGCGGCGGCCGTCGCACCGTTCGTCGCGACCGGCGCACCGGACGAGGAGCGCCTGGCCTGGCCGGGGCTGTTAACTCCCGAGACGGATGTGCATGTTCTGGGGAAGTCGTCGGCGACCACCGAACCCGCGTCGCCGGCGCCAGCGGCACCCCAGTCGGTCACGCATCGCCGGGAACAGTTGCTCGCCGGTACCGCTGCCGTGCTGCTGGCGATCGCCGGCGCGGTGCTGTGGTCGGCCAACCGATCCGACGGGGCCGCCGAAATCGATGCCGCGCCCGCGACATCGGAGGTGGTGCTCCGCGCCCCGGCGCCGGCGGGCTCCTCGCCATCGGTCGCGCCGCGGCCGGCGGTGACCTCCGCGCTGTCGACAACGGCGGTGGTCGCGGCCCCGGTGCCGGTGACCCAGGAGCCGACCGTATTGCCGCGGTCGACCGCGCCGGTCGTCCCGGTCATCGGCCAGCCCTGTGATCCCGCGTATGACAGCAACGGCGCCTCCGCCGAGGGGATCGCCCTGTCCTGCACCCAGATCGGCGGCCAGATCGCGATCTGGTCGCCTGCGCTGGCGCCGGTCGAGCAGCCGAACAACCCCAAACCCGTGGAGGACAAACCCGACAAACCGGGCCATGGCAACGGGAACGGCAATGGCAACGGGAACGGGCACGGGAACGGGAAGCCCAAACCGAATAAGTAG
- a CDS encoding protein kinase: MGAVRFGPYRLERLLGKGGMGEVWLAATSTGHHVALKLLAAEHARDATYRVRFEREAELAAALRDPHIVPIHAHGAIDGRLFIEMAYVDGTDLAARLACGELPVRTAVDIVGQVATALDTAHGQGLVHRDIKPSNILVRPDGFSYLIDFGLARSLGASGVTATGMAIGTLAYMAPERFTGTSCDARADVYSLACVLYECLTGARPFGDTDPAQQMHAHLMAAPPCAAIRNTAIPAALDQVIARGMAKDPADRYASAGEFATAAAAALTPARDSSPHPTKVLPAPGLPPTRRETVQRTPIRPVAAPIIAAPTAPPPIGPSGTKALPVSSPSPTRAQTRAQPPAPAQTPTRAQTSAGGPSPTRTQTSPASSPTPTHAQAPAQTPVRRQTPTRAETLAGGPSPTRAQTSSASSPTSARAQAPAQPPARPHTPTRAETLAGGPALTRAQTSTGAQARGHTSVGNPLPTRAQTLVGNLVPTRAQTMAGAAPVQLAALEAGGGRRRWYLRRRGVEVRPSRPIGPVQPVRPAALVPVAARPVEPVRSAAVRKRGQVWPSRGPGSAVPPPRPAPRRKRGVLRKTIWALVIIFVAPFAFAAGCFALIANSGSGSSGSTVGNPPAISEPSPEPEPQPEPEPEVAPAGAAVRDGKFEFAVGNIESGVRKVGSQRAAGSFLIVTLTVRNISDEAKWFTPFGQKLFDDNGNQIDPHLLATFLQGGNKHRNTIKLEPGESATGKLVFDIPDSATPSRLALHDSPFSGGASVALT, translated from the coding sequence ATGGGCGCTGTTCGATTCGGCCCATATCGGCTGGAACGGCTGCTCGGCAAGGGCGGCATGGGCGAGGTCTGGCTCGCCGCCACCAGCACCGGCCATCACGTCGCCTTGAAACTTCTTGCCGCGGAGCATGCCAGGGACGCCACCTACCGCGTCCGCTTCGAGCGCGAAGCCGAACTCGCGGCGGCGCTGCGTGATCCGCACATCGTCCCGATCCACGCCCACGGCGCGATCGACGGCCGCCTGTTCATCGAAATGGCCTACGTCGACGGTACCGATCTCGCGGCCCGCCTGGCCTGCGGTGAACTCCCGGTACGGACCGCGGTCGACATCGTCGGCCAGGTCGCCACCGCGCTGGACACCGCACACGGTCAAGGGCTGGTGCACCGCGACATCAAGCCGTCCAACATCCTGGTGCGCCCGGACGGTTTCAGCTACCTCATCGACTTCGGCCTGGCGCGCAGCCTGGGTGCGTCCGGCGTCACCGCCACCGGCATGGCGATCGGCACCCTGGCCTACATGGCGCCGGAGCGCTTCACCGGGACCTCCTGCGACGCCCGCGCCGACGTGTACTCCCTGGCCTGTGTCCTCTACGAATGTCTCACCGGCGCGCGCCCATTCGGCGACACCGACCCGGCCCAGCAGATGCACGCCCACCTGATGGCCGCCCCACCGTGCGCGGCCATCCGCAACACGGCCATCCCGGCCGCCCTCGACCAGGTCATCGCCCGCGGTATGGCCAAGGACCCAGCCGACCGGTACGCCAGCGCCGGCGAATTCGCCACCGCCGCGGCCGCGGCCCTCACTCCAGCCCGCGACAGCAGCCCGCATCCGACGAAAGTGCTTCCAGCACCCGGACTTCCCCCGACCAGGCGCGAAACCGTCCAGCGCACCCCCATCCGGCCCGTCGCAGCGCCGATCATCGCGGCGCCCACCGCGCCGCCCCCAATCGGCCCCTCGGGGACCAAGGCCCTCCCCGTATCCAGCCCGTCGCCGACGCGTGCTCAAACGCGCGCCCAGCCTCCGGCCCCCGCCCAGACACCGACTCGCGCTCAGACGTCGGCAGGTGGCCCGTCGCCGACTCGCACTCAGACGTCCCCCGCATCGAGCCCGACGCCGACGCACGCTCAAGCGCCCGCCCAGACTCCCGTCCGCCGCCAGACACCGACTCGCGCTGAGACGTTGGCTGGTGGCCCGTCGCCGACTCGCGCACAGACGTCCTCCGCATCGAGCCCGACGTCGGCGCGTGCTCAGGCGCCCGCCCAGCCTCCGGCCCGCCCGCACACACCGACTCGCGCTGAGACGTTGGCTGGTGGCCCAGCGCTGACCCGCGCACAGACGTCAACCGGTGCCCAGGCACGTGGCCACACGTCGGTGGGCAACCCGCTGCCGACTCGAGCTCAGACGTTGGTGGGCAACCTGGTGCCGACCCGCGCTCAGACGATGGCAGGGGCGGCGCCGGTCCAGCTGGCAGCGCTCGAAGCCGGAGGTGGGCGGCGACGCTGGTATCTGCGGCGCCGGGGTGTCGAGGTGCGTCCTTCGCGGCCGATCGGTCCTGTGCAGCCAGTTCGCCCCGCGGCCTTGGTTCCCGTAGCGGCCCGGCCGGTAGAGCCGGTGCGGTCTGCGGCGGTGCGTAAGCGCGGCCAGGTGTGGCCGTCACGCGGACCGGGCTCCGCCGTTCCGCCTCCGCGCCCTGCCCCACGTCGCAAGCGCGGTGTTCTCCGCAAGACGATCTGGGCGCTGGTGATCATCTTCGTGGCCCCGTTCGCCTTCGCCGCAGGCTGTTTCGCGCTGATCGCCAACAGCGGTTCCGGCAGCAGTGGCTCGACCGTGGGCAACCCGCCCGCGATCTCGGAGCCGAGCCCCGAACCCGAGCCGCAGCCGGAACCGGAACCGGAGGTCGCGCCCGCCGGTGCCGCCGTGCGCGACGGGAAGTTCGAATTCGCGGTCGGCAATATCGAATCCGGGGTCCGGAAGGTCGGCTCGCAGAGAGCCGCCGGTTCGTTCCTGATCGTCACCCTGACCGTGCGTAATATCTCCGACGAGGCGAAATGGTTCACCCCGTTCGGGCAGAAGCTGTTCGACGACAACGGAAACCAGATCGACCCGCACCTGCTCGCCACCTTCTTGCAGGGCGGCAACAAGCACCGCAACACCATCAAGTTGGAACCGGGCGAGTCGGCCACCGGCAAACTGGTCTTCGACATTCCGGACAGCGCCACCCCGAGTCGCCTCGCCCTGCACGACTCCCCGTTCTCCGGCGGCGCCTCCGTCGCTCTGACCTGA
- a CDS encoding patatin family protein: MTSSNVAEVIRGRSASGSRADGNRLVLVIEGGGSRGVFAGGMVCALEELGLGGIFDAVYGTSAGALNGAWFLSGRVVPGMRTWTDPAILRRTVDSARMLRGRPAFDLNWLVDQVYDGIEPMDFPAILDNPTTFHPIATDIRTGLAVDLQPFIVDKLSLQTALRASAGLPILAGPPVPLGDSHYFDGGLAESVPIRIAVRDGATHALVLRTRRVDEPRPPVSVLHQVLGGGYLRLRAPGAYRAWTTRPDQQTVEDEFLTGLGPTALQIHPPAGSPDIASASRDTDLLTAALEIGRHAVLDALAETVRAA; the protein is encoded by the coding sequence GTGACCAGCTCCAATGTTGCCGAGGTGATCCGGGGGCGTAGTGCCTCGGGTAGTCGTGCGGACGGGAACCGGCTGGTGCTCGTCATCGAGGGTGGGGGTAGTCGCGGGGTTTTCGCCGGTGGGATGGTGTGTGCGCTGGAGGAGCTCGGGCTCGGGGGGATCTTCGACGCGGTGTACGGCACCTCGGCGGGGGCGCTGAACGGGGCGTGGTTCTTGTCGGGTCGGGTGGTACCGGGGATGCGGACCTGGACCGATCCTGCGATCTTGCGGCGCACCGTGGATTCGGCGCGGATGCTGCGGGGGCGGCCCGCGTTCGATCTGAATTGGCTGGTCGATCAGGTCTACGATGGGATCGAGCCGATGGATTTTCCGGCGATCCTGGACAACCCCACTACTTTTCATCCGATCGCCACGGATATCCGCACGGGCCTCGCGGTGGACCTGCAGCCGTTCATAGTGGACAAACTCTCCTTGCAGACTGCGTTGCGCGCCTCCGCCGGGCTGCCGATCCTCGCTGGTCCGCCTGTCCCGCTGGGTGATTCACACTATTTCGATGGTGGTCTCGCCGAGTCGGTGCCGATCCGTATCGCGGTGCGCGACGGGGCGACGCATGCCCTGGTGCTGCGCACCCGCCGGGTTGACGAACCCCGCCCGCCGGTTTCCGTCCTGCACCAGGTTCTCGGCGGTGGCTACCTTCGACTGCGGGCGCCGGGTGCGTACCGCGCCTGGACCACTCGGCCGGACCAGCAGACCGTCGAGGACGAATTTCTCACCGGGCTCGGACCTACGGCGCTGCAGATCCATCCGCCCGCGGGCTCCCCCGACATCGCCAGCGCCTCGCGTGACACCGATCTACTCACCGCCGCGCTGGAAATCGGTCGTCACGCTGTCCTGGATGCCCTGGCCGAAACCGTCCGCGCCGCCTGA
- a CDS encoding acetyl/propionyl/methylcrotonyl-CoA carboxylase subunit alpha — MPSHASARITKVLVANRGEIAVRVIRAAKDAGIGSVAVYAEPDADAPFVKLADEAFALGGQTSAESYLVFDKILDAAAKSGADAIHPGYGFLSENAEFAQAVIDAGLIWIGPSPQSIRDLGDKVTARHIAERASAPMAAGTKDPVKNADEVVAFAKEYGVPVAIKAAFGGGGRGMKVAHTIEEIPELFESATREAIAAFGRGECFVEQYLDKARHVEAQVIADKHGNVVVAGTRDCSLQRRFQKLVEEAPAPFLSDAVRAAIHESAKRICREAGYYGAGTVEYLVQGETVSFLEVNTRLQVEHPVTEETAGIDLVRQQFRIAEGHELSIKEDPTPRGHSFEFRINGEDAGRGFLPAPGPVAVYREPSGPGVRVDSGVVQGSVIGGQFDSMLAKLIVTGENRDQALQRARRALAEFEVDGLATVIPFHRAIVSDPAFVGDGEKFDVYTKWIENEWVNSVEPFTPGAVAADEDEDLPRQKVVVEVGGRRVEVSLPGNFTVGGGAGGNGAGAIRKKPKPRTRGGAGGGAASGDAVTAPMQGTVVKVAVEEGQSVEAGDLIVVLEAMKMENPVNAHKAGVVTGLSVEAGAAITQGTVLAEIK, encoded by the coding sequence GTGCCCAGCCATGCCAGCGCGCGGATCACGAAGGTCCTCGTAGCTAACCGAGGCGAGATCGCCGTGCGCGTGATCCGGGCGGCCAAGGACGCCGGAATCGGCAGCGTCGCGGTCTACGCGGAACCGGACGCCGATGCCCCCTTCGTGAAGCTCGCCGATGAAGCCTTCGCCCTGGGCGGCCAGACCTCGGCCGAGTCGTACCTCGTGTTCGACAAGATCCTCGATGCCGCCGCCAAGTCCGGCGCCGACGCCATCCACCCCGGCTACGGATTCCTCTCCGAGAACGCCGAGTTCGCCCAGGCCGTCATCGACGCCGGGCTGATCTGGATCGGTCCGTCCCCGCAGTCCATTCGCGATCTCGGTGACAAGGTCACCGCCCGCCACATCGCCGAGCGCGCCAGCGCGCCGATGGCCGCGGGCACCAAGGATCCGGTCAAGAACGCCGACGAGGTCGTCGCCTTCGCCAAGGAATACGGCGTGCCGGTCGCGATCAAAGCCGCCTTCGGTGGCGGTGGCCGCGGCATGAAGGTCGCCCACACCATCGAGGAGATCCCCGAGCTGTTCGAGTCCGCCACCCGTGAGGCGATCGCCGCCTTCGGCCGTGGCGAGTGCTTCGTCGAGCAGTACCTGGACAAGGCCCGCCACGTCGAGGCGCAGGTCATCGCCGACAAGCACGGCAACGTGGTGGTCGCCGGCACCCGCGACTGCTCGCTGCAGCGCCGCTTCCAGAAGCTCGTCGAGGAAGCCCCCGCCCCGTTCCTGTCCGACGCGGTGCGTGCCGCGATCCACGAATCCGCCAAGCGGATCTGCCGTGAGGCCGGTTACTACGGCGCCGGCACCGTGGAGTACCTGGTGCAGGGCGAGACGGTGTCCTTCCTCGAGGTGAACACCCGCCTGCAGGTCGAGCACCCGGTCACCGAGGAGACCGCGGGTATCGACCTGGTACGCCAGCAGTTCCGCATCGCCGAGGGCCACGAGCTTTCCATCAAGGAAGATCCCACCCCGCGCGGCCACTCCTTCGAGTTCCGCATCAACGGTGAGGACGCCGGCCGCGGCTTCCTGCCCGCCCCCGGCCCGGTCGCGGTGTACCGCGAGCCGTCCGGCCCCGGTGTCCGCGTGGACTCCGGCGTGGTGCAGGGCAGCGTGATCGGCGGCCAGTTCGACTCCATGCTGGCCAAGCTGATCGTCACCGGCGAGAACCGCGACCAGGCGCTGCAGCGTGCGCGTCGCGCGCTGGCCGAGTTCGAGGTCGACGGTCTCGCCACGGTCATCCCGTTCCACCGGGCCATCGTCTCCGATCCCGCCTTCGTGGGTGACGGCGAGAAGTTCGACGTCTACACCAAGTGGATCGAAAACGAGTGGGTCAACTCCGTCGAGCCGTTCACCCCGGGTGCGGTCGCCGCGGACGAGGACGAGGATCTGCCCCGGCAGAAGGTCGTCGTCGAGGTCGGTGGGCGTCGCGTCGAGGTGTCGCTGCCCGGTAACTTCACCGTCGGTGGCGGTGCCGGCGGCAACGGCGCCGGTGCGATCCGCAAGAAGCCCAAGCCGCGCACCCGTGGCGGCGCCGGCGGCGGTGCGGCCTCCGGTGACGCGGTCACCGCGCCCATGCAGGGCACCGTGGTCAAGGTCGCCGTGGAAGAGGGCCAGTCCGTCGAGGCGGGCGATCTCATCGTGGTGCTCGAGGCGATGAAGATGGAGAACCCGGTTAACGCGCACAAGGCGGGTGTGGTCACCGGCCTGTCCGTGGAGGCGGGCGCCGCGATCACGCAGGGCACGGTTCTGGCAGAGATCAAGTAA
- a CDS encoding sulfurtransferase — protein MPVAPDPAPNFATFAHPHRLVTTEWLSANIGAPGLKIIESNEDVLLYDIGHVPGAIKIDWRGDLSDPVTRDYIDGDRFTELMRAKGIQRDDTVVIYGDRDNAQAAHTLWLFTLFGHADVRLLDGGRAGWLSEERDTTFDVTYPVRSDYPEVRRDDSIARAFRDDVLAHLGKPAAGDRLRGARKGLLDVRAAEEYAGEVAPKPDSPEASALRGGHIPTARNVEWTRAIGAGGRFRSRAELDEIYGDFTDSDDLIVYSRIGERSSLSWFVLTYLLGFGAVRNYDGSWAEWGNSVGMPIVKGTEPGEVPVAAKATGKRR, from the coding sequence GTGCCCGTCGCCCCGGACCCAGCGCCCAACTTCGCAACTTTTGCACATCCTCACCGACTAGTAACCACAGAGTGGCTGTCGGCAAACATCGGCGCGCCGGGGCTGAAGATCATCGAGTCGAACGAAGACGTCCTGCTGTATGACATCGGTCACGTTCCCGGCGCCATCAAGATCGACTGGCGTGGCGATCTGAGCGATCCGGTCACCCGCGACTACATCGACGGCGACCGCTTCACCGAGCTCATGCGCGCCAAGGGAATCCAGCGCGACGATACCGTGGTGATCTACGGCGACCGGGACAACGCGCAGGCGGCGCACACACTGTGGCTGTTCACGCTGTTCGGCCACGCGGACGTGCGACTGCTCGACGGCGGGCGGGCGGGCTGGTTGTCCGAGGAACGCGACACCACCTTCGACGTCACGTATCCGGTGCGCAGCGACTACCCCGAGGTGCGGCGCGACGACAGCATCGCGCGCGCCTTCCGCGACGACGTACTGGCGCATTTGGGTAAGCCGGCCGCCGGCGATCGCTTGCGGGGCGCTCGAAAGGGTCTGCTCGACGTGCGCGCCGCCGAGGAATACGCGGGTGAGGTCGCGCCGAAACCGGACAGCCCGGAGGCCTCCGCCCTGCGCGGCGGCCATATCCCCACCGCGCGCAATGTCGAATGGACCCGGGCCATCGGCGCCGGCGGCCGCTTCCGGTCCCGCGCCGAACTCGATGAGATCTACGGCGACTTCACCGATTCCGACGATCTCATCGTCTACAGCCGCATCGGCGAGCGCTCCAGCCTGAGCTGGTTCGTGCTGACCTATCTGCTGGGGTTCGGCGCCGTGCGCAACTACGACGGTTCCTGGGCCGAATGGGGAAATTCGGTGGGGATGCCGATCGTCAAAGGCACTGAACCCGGCGAAGTTCCGGTAGCAGCCAAAGCAACGGGCAAGCGGCGCTAG